One segment of Gordonia terrae DNA contains the following:
- a CDS encoding aldo/keto reductase, which produces MDIPSVELSNGNSIPLVGLGTYNMLGRPCVSAVGSAIKSGYRLLDTAPRYSNELSVGMGLHGTGVPREDIVVQTKLGGGDQGFDEAINAAKESARRLGVAHIDVYLIHWPCPSLGRTVDSWKALLTLADEGYVRTPGVSNFKQHHLQMLFDETGRWPVLNQIQCSPVLPRTELREFMAERGIHAQAWHPTGRKEGLLADPVILRIARKYGKSPTQIALRWSVQNGISVVPKSSHTGRQLENADLFDFALDDADLAELATLDRGERAARDSDVDEEF; this is translated from the coding sequence GTGGACATCCCCTCGGTCGAGCTCAGCAACGGAAACTCGATCCCCCTGGTGGGGCTCGGCACCTACAACATGCTCGGCCGGCCGTGTGTGAGCGCCGTTGGGTCGGCCATCAAATCCGGCTACCGCCTCCTCGACACCGCGCCGCGGTACAGCAACGAGCTGAGCGTCGGAATGGGCCTGCACGGCACCGGTGTCCCCCGCGAGGACATCGTGGTGCAGACCAAGTTGGGTGGCGGCGACCAGGGTTTCGACGAGGCGATCAACGCCGCCAAGGAGAGCGCCCGGCGGCTGGGCGTCGCCCACATCGACGTCTACCTCATCCACTGGCCGTGCCCGAGCCTCGGCCGCACCGTCGACTCGTGGAAGGCCCTGCTGACGCTGGCCGACGAGGGATATGTCCGCACGCCGGGCGTGTCGAACTTCAAGCAGCATCACCTCCAGATGCTGTTCGACGAGACTGGGCGGTGGCCGGTGCTCAACCAGATCCAGTGCTCGCCGGTCCTGCCGCGCACCGAACTGCGAGAGTTCATGGCCGAGAGAGGCATTCACGCACAGGCATGGCATCCGACGGGCCGCAAGGAGGGGCTGCTCGCCGATCCGGTCATCCTCCGCATCGCGCGCAAGTACGGCAAGTCGCCCACCCAGATCGCGTTGCGGTGGTCGGTGCAGAACGGCATCAGCGTGGTTCCGAAGTCGTCGCACACCGGGCGACAGCTCGAGAACGCCGACCTCTTCGACTTTGCTCTCGACGACGCCGATCTCGCCGAACTCGCCACCCTCGACCGCGGCGAACGCGCCGCCCGCGACTCCGACGTCGACGAGGAGTTCTGA
- a CDS encoding GtrA family protein has product MSRPDPGDHDENAVGADHHLHDADHPRHEDFATRHAPMPMELPLDDEEASTDVDLKTQLIRFVITGAGSAVLDYALTMFLQYVVGVPGGVAKAGGFILGTTTAYLINRRWTFRAEPSTARFIAVVCLYLVTFVVNVGLYGWLSHLWEETALYSAIAFVIAQGTATVINFVVQRMVIFKIR; this is encoded by the coding sequence GTGTCTCGACCCGATCCCGGTGACCACGACGAGAACGCCGTCGGCGCTGACCACCATCTCCACGACGCCGATCACCCGCGTCACGAGGACTTCGCCACCCGGCATGCGCCGATGCCGATGGAGTTGCCGCTCGACGACGAAGAGGCATCGACCGACGTCGACCTGAAAACCCAGCTCATCCGGTTCGTCATCACGGGCGCGGGCTCCGCCGTCCTCGACTACGCCCTCACCATGTTCCTGCAGTACGTCGTCGGAGTGCCGGGGGGTGTGGCGAAGGCGGGCGGGTTCATCCTCGGCACCACCACGGCGTATCTGATCAACCGTCGCTGGACCTTCCGTGCCGAGCCGAGCACCGCGCGGTTCATCGCCGTTGTGTGCCTCTACCTTGTGACCTTCGTGGTGAACGTCGGGTTGTACGGCTGGTTGTCGCACCTGTGGGAGGAGACGGCCCTCTACTCCGCGATCGCCTTCGTCATCGCCCAGGGCACCGCGACCGTGATCAACTTCGTCGTCCAGCGGATGGTCATCTTCAAGATCCGCTGA
- a CDS encoding phytoene desaturase family protein: protein MRTAVVVGSGPNGLAGAVRLAQAGLDVTVFEAADEIGGGTRSAEFLEPGIVHDVCSAFHPLGAASPYLQTLGLERYGLRFLNPEIDAAHPLDDGTAGLFYRSVEKTAAGLGPDGRRWRAMFGSLGEHFGTIADDALGPMLRVPRHPLRFAGFAARSALPATTLARAFSTPQARALFIGIAAHPFVRLNHIGTAAGGVMLTAAGHVAGWPVAEGGSAAISRALAALLEDLGGKIVTGNPVHSRAQLDADIVLLDVDPTAAQRILGTQQPERVARGYRHHQAGPAAFKVDYVIDGEVGWTAPGCDRAGVVHLGGTMDQVVRSENAVLDGRMPDDPFVLIGQQWLADPGRAKGDLKPLWAYAHVPQGFSGDATEAVTAQIERFAPGFRSRIRATRSAGPADLQAENANYVSGDIGGGRNDLWHLIARPRLTPNPYATGVEGVYLCSASTPPGGGVHGMCGFRAAEAALAAR, encoded by the coding sequence ATGAGAACAGCGGTCGTCGTCGGCAGCGGACCCAACGGACTCGCAGGCGCGGTGCGCCTCGCGCAGGCAGGTCTCGACGTCACGGTCTTCGAGGCTGCCGACGAGATCGGCGGCGGGACGCGGAGCGCAGAGTTCCTCGAACCCGGCATCGTGCACGACGTCTGCTCGGCCTTCCATCCGCTCGGCGCTGCCTCGCCCTACCTTCAGACCCTCGGACTCGAGCGGTACGGGCTACGGTTTCTCAATCCCGAGATCGACGCCGCGCACCCGCTCGACGACGGCACCGCCGGCCTGTTCTATCGATCCGTCGAGAAGACCGCAGCGGGGCTGGGTCCCGACGGTCGTCGGTGGCGGGCGATGTTCGGCTCGCTCGGCGAGCATTTCGGCACCATCGCCGACGATGCGCTCGGCCCGATGCTCAGGGTGCCGCGGCATCCGTTGCGCTTCGCCGGCTTCGCGGCCCGGTCGGCACTGCCCGCGACCACGCTGGCGAGAGCCTTCTCGACGCCCCAGGCGCGGGCCCTGTTCATCGGTATCGCGGCACATCCGTTCGTCCGCCTGAACCACATCGGCACGGCCGCGGGCGGAGTCATGCTCACCGCCGCCGGACATGTCGCGGGCTGGCCGGTCGCCGAGGGCGGTTCGGCGGCGATCTCCCGTGCGCTCGCGGCCCTCCTGGAAGATCTCGGGGGCAAGATCGTCACCGGCAACCCCGTGCACTCACGTGCGCAACTCGACGCCGACATCGTCCTCTTGGATGTCGATCCCACTGCCGCGCAGCGCATTCTCGGGACCCAACAGCCCGAGCGCGTTGCGCGGGGGTACCGGCATCATCAGGCCGGACCGGCAGCGTTCAAGGTCGACTATGTGATCGACGGCGAGGTCGGCTGGACCGCACCCGGTTGTGACCGGGCGGGCGTCGTGCATCTCGGCGGCACGATGGACCAGGTCGTGAGGTCGGAGAACGCTGTGCTCGACGGTCGGATGCCCGACGATCCCTTCGTACTCATCGGGCAGCAGTGGTTGGCCGACCCGGGCCGGGCAAAGGGTGACCTCAAGCCCTTGTGGGCGTATGCGCATGTGCCGCAGGGATTCAGCGGCGACGCGACGGAGGCGGTGACGGCCCAGATCGAACGCTTCGCCCCGGGGTTCCGATCGCGGATCCGGGCCACGCGGAGCGCAGGCCCAGCCGATCTGCAGGCCGAGAACGCCAACTACGTCTCGGGGGACATCGGCGGCGGCCGAAACGACCTGTGGCACCTCATCGCCCGTCCACGCCTGACGCCGAATCCCTACGCCACGGGAGTCGAGGGCGTGTACCTGTGCTCGGCCTCGACCCCGCCCGGCGGCGGCGTGCACGGCATGTGCGGATTCCGTGCGGCCGAGGCGGCGCTGGCTGCTCGCTGA
- a CDS encoding dipeptide ABC transporter ATP-binding protein produces MTLTSPDPPEPGTADESATGASGSGAPTDSAWRLLLRNRTSVIGLVIIAVVLVCAVFGPLIAPYGANEIDVPNALQAPSWSHLFGTDDLGRDVFSRVVLAASVSMRVAVIAVAISLTVGVILGMVAGFAGGVLDTALMRIVDVVFSFPVLLLALAIVAVLGPGVTSAMIAIGVVYIPIFARVARADTLRVRQTQYVQAARTMGVRTPAILARHVLPNISGPVIVQTSISLAFAILSEAALSFLGLGVQPPDPSWGRMLFDAQGFITTAWWMGVFPGLAILVTVFAFNLVGDGVRDVLDPRQRTLLRNRGHERRSPTVTRPSTAERHESDGSVLRVEDLVVGVGPREIVHGISFSVAPGETLGIVGESGSGKSLSVLSATGLFDAPSAYVHGSAVLGDTEIVGATPSKLRALHGSRVGFVFQDPSSSLNPLLTVEQQLTEGPRRHLGLTRAEARERALKLLRDVNLPDPENRLRSYPHQLSGGQRQRVMIAIALACDPELLIADEATTALDVTTQAQIVDLVAELQRERGMAVLWISHDLGVIGRIADRVMVMREGRIVESSDVATLFDDPQDDYTRTLLDSRPLLSKVVERGDAPALEKRIDADPLLRVTGLGVDYVVRGPSGRQVVHAVDGVDLDVARGRTLGIVGESGSGKSTIAGVITGLITSGQGTTVRGSVAVTVDGRQVEAVGVGGSDEALLRRRVAMVFQDPAASLDPRMTVAASIAEPLRTHGLADSRNGMRQRAEQLLADVSLDASFLDRYPHEMSGGQRQRVSIARALASDPEILILDESTASLDVSVQASVLDLLAELQREKNLTYLFIAHDLAVVEQISDTVAVMQEGKVVESGPASEILHDPATDYTRKLLAAIPPEVPQRA; encoded by the coding sequence ATGACCCTCACCTCACCCGATCCTCCCGAGCCGGGCACCGCCGACGAGTCGGCCACCGGGGCATCGGGCTCCGGCGCGCCGACCGACTCGGCCTGGCGCCTGCTGTTGCGCAATCGCACATCGGTGATCGGGCTCGTCATCATCGCGGTCGTGCTGGTCTGTGCAGTGTTCGGTCCACTCATCGCTCCCTACGGCGCCAACGAGATCGACGTCCCGAACGCGCTGCAGGCGCCGAGCTGGTCGCACCTGTTCGGCACCGACGACCTGGGGCGCGACGTCTTCTCGAGGGTCGTGCTCGCCGCATCGGTGAGCATGCGGGTGGCGGTCATCGCGGTCGCCATCTCCCTCACGGTCGGCGTGATCCTCGGCATGGTCGCGGGTTTCGCGGGTGGTGTCCTCGACACGGCGCTCATGCGCATCGTCGACGTCGTGTTCTCGTTCCCGGTCCTGCTGCTGGCGCTGGCCATCGTCGCCGTCCTGGGGCCAGGCGTCACCTCCGCGATGATCGCGATCGGCGTCGTGTACATACCGATCTTCGCCCGCGTCGCCCGGGCGGACACGTTGCGGGTGAGGCAGACCCAGTACGTCCAGGCGGCACGCACGATGGGCGTGCGGACGCCGGCGATCCTGGCACGCCATGTGCTGCCGAACATCTCCGGACCGGTCATCGTCCAGACCTCGATCTCGCTGGCATTCGCCATCCTGTCGGAGGCGGCACTGTCGTTCCTCGGCCTCGGTGTTCAACCGCCCGACCCGTCGTGGGGCCGGATGCTCTTCGACGCACAGGGATTCATCACCACCGCGTGGTGGATGGGCGTCTTTCCCGGTCTGGCCATCCTGGTGACGGTCTTCGCGTTCAACCTCGTGGGCGATGGGGTCCGCGACGTACTCGACCCGCGTCAGCGCACGCTGTTGCGCAACCGGGGGCACGAGCGCAGGTCGCCGACGGTGACAAGACCCTCGACCGCGGAGCGCCACGAATCCGACGGTTCGGTCTTGCGCGTCGAGGATCTCGTCGTCGGTGTCGGCCCGCGAGAGATCGTGCACGGCATCAGCTTCTCCGTCGCACCGGGTGAGACGCTCGGCATCGTCGGGGAGAGCGGATCGGGCAAGTCGCTGAGCGTCCTGTCGGCGACCGGACTGTTCGACGCGCCGAGCGCCTATGTCCACGGCTCGGCGGTTCTCGGTGACACCGAGATCGTCGGCGCCACACCGTCGAAACTTCGGGCACTGCACGGTTCGCGCGTCGGATTCGTCTTCCAGGACCCGTCGTCGAGTCTCAATCCCCTGCTCACCGTCGAGCAGCAGCTCACCGAGGGCCCGCGCCGCCATCTCGGCCTCACGCGTGCCGAGGCGCGGGAGCGCGCGCTGAAGCTGCTGCGCGACGTGAACCTCCCCGATCCCGAGAACCGCCTGCGTTCCTATCCCCACCAGTTGTCCGGCGGCCAGCGGCAGCGCGTGATGATCGCCATCGCGCTCGCCTGCGACCCCGAGCTGCTCATCGCCGACGAGGCCACCACCGCACTCGACGTCACCACGCAGGCGCAGATTGTCGACCTCGTCGCCGAACTCCAGCGCGAACGCGGAATGGCGGTCCTGTGGATCAGCCACGACCTCGGCGTCATCGGTCGGATCGCGGACCGCGTGATGGTCATGCGCGAGGGGCGGATCGTCGAGAGCAGCGACGTCGCAACGCTGTTCGACGACCCGCAGGACGATTACACTCGCACGCTGCTCGATTCGCGTCCGCTGCTGAGCAAGGTCGTGGAGCGCGGCGACGCCCCGGCCCTCGAGAAGCGGATCGATGCCGACCCCCTGTTACGTGTCACGGGGCTGGGCGTCGACTACGTGGTCCGCGGTCCGTCGGGACGGCAGGTGGTGCACGCCGTCGACGGTGTCGATCTCGACGTCGCCCGCGGTCGCACCCTGGGCATCGTCGGTGAGTCGGGTTCGGGCAAGTCGACCATCGCGGGTGTCATCACCGGACTCATCACCTCCGGTCAGGGGACGACGGTCCGGGGCAGCGTCGCGGTCACCGTCGACGGCCGACAGGTGGAGGCCGTCGGAGTCGGTGGCTCCGACGAGGCCCTGCTCCGGCGTCGGGTCGCGATGGTCTTCCAAGACCCGGCTGCATCACTCGACCCCCGCATGACCGTGGCCGCGTCGATCGCCGAACCGTTGCGGACGCACGGCCTGGCCGACAGCCGCAACGGGATGCGGCAACGCGCCGAGCAGCTGCTCGCCGACGTCAGCCTGGACGCGTCGTTCCTCGACCGCTATCCGCACGAGATGTCCGGCGGACAGCGGCAGCGGGTGAGCATCGCGCGTGCGCTGGCCTCGGACCCCGAGATCCTGATCCTCGACGAGTCGACCGCGTCGCTCGATGTCTCCGTGCAGGCCAGCGTGCTGGACCTGCTCGCCGAGCTGCAGCGCGAGAAGAACCTCACGTACCTGTTCATCGCGCACGACCTGGCCGTCGTCGAGCAGATCAGCGACACCGTCGCGGTGATGCAGGAGGGGAAGGTCGTCGAGAGCGGACCGGCGTCGGAGATCCTGCACGACCCGGCGACCGACTACACCCGCAAGCTGCTCGCGGCGATCCCGCCCGAAGTGCCGCAGCGGGCGTGA
- a CDS encoding ABC transporter permease: MTALQSPLLRFILVRLLYTVAVLLGVIVAVFFLMQIVPGDPVRIALGTRYTPESYEALRSASGLDQPLATQLVNYVGNAFTGDLGVSFRNSEPVTTMLFERLPATITLATAAIVVALLIAVPLGFWAALREGRMADNVIRVVSQFGISVPDFWMGILLIGLFSTALGWLPSAGYQPFADDPLGWLEHLVLPAITVGVVTGAIMTRYVRSSVLDVVNAQFVTTAESKGLSTRKVMLDHVGRNALVPVLTISGIQFAGLLGGVIVVEVVFAWPGLGLLVYDSVAARDYPVLQGAILLIAVIFLVVNLVVDILYAVIDPRIRLS, encoded by the coding sequence ATGACAGCACTGCAGTCACCGCTGCTGCGTTTCATCCTCGTGCGGCTTCTCTACACGGTCGCAGTGCTTCTCGGCGTGATCGTCGCGGTCTTCTTCCTGATGCAGATCGTCCCGGGCGATCCGGTGCGGATCGCCCTGGGCACCCGCTACACGCCGGAATCGTATGAAGCGCTGCGCAGCGCGTCGGGTCTCGACCAGCCACTGGCCACGCAGCTGGTCAACTATGTCGGAAACGCCTTCACCGGCGATCTCGGAGTCAGCTTCCGCAACAGCGAACCGGTGACGACGATGCTGTTCGAAAGGCTCCCCGCCACCATCACACTGGCGACCGCGGCGATCGTCGTCGCGCTGCTCATCGCCGTCCCGCTGGGATTCTGGGCCGCACTGCGCGAAGGGCGTATGGCCGACAACGTCATTCGCGTCGTGAGTCAGTTCGGGATCTCCGTGCCCGACTTCTGGATGGGCATCCTGCTGATCGGGCTGTTCTCCACCGCGCTCGGTTGGCTGCCGTCCGCCGGGTATCAACCCTTCGCCGACGACCCGCTCGGATGGTTGGAACACCTCGTGCTCCCGGCGATCACGGTCGGGGTGGTCACGGGGGCGATCATGACCCGGTACGTGCGCTCGTCCGTGCTCGACGTGGTCAACGCGCAGTTCGTCACCACCGCGGAATCCAAGGGTCTGAGCACCAGAAAGGTCATGCTCGACCACGTCGGCCGCAACGCGCTCGTACCCGTCCTGACGATCTCCGGTATCCAGTTCGCCGGCCTGCTGGGCGGTGTCATCGTCGTCGAGGTCGTGTTCGCCTGGCCCGGGCTGGGCCTGCTGGTCTACGACTCCGTCGCCGCCCGCGATTACCCGGTGCTGCAAGGTGCGATCCTGCTCATCGCGGTGATCTTCCTGGTCGTCAACCTCGTCGTCGACATCCTCTATGCCGTCATCGATCCCAGGATCCGACTGTCATGA
- a CDS encoding ABC transporter substrate-binding protein, translating into MTDSAAGSMSSSLSRRGFFRVAGVAGTTILGASLLAACGGGSSDTANTIKAAIAGEPDQLDPQKSSSYFTFEVLENVFDTLVEPDEKLQMRPALAESWVVDADGLNWDFTLRDGVTFHNGDPLTAADVEYSFRRIIDEELSNAYKLDAITSITALDERRVRFTVKAPTPNLLTSIGGFKGLAIVNRRNAESGEIATTPVGTGPFRFVSRSPGASIVLASNPDYWGGAPAVDGVHFSFISQGTTAVSALRSGEIDWTDAIPAQQLSILRRDDTLDVGTVVANDYWYVTMNFDAEPFGDTRVRQAVAYALDRESIAQVVGYGTATPNQLAIPSTSPWFAPYDRYTAGLDRDAAVAKSKELLRQAGIRGLDMRLMVTTEYPETVTAAQVIASNLEDVGITVKIEQLDFGAWLDRQAAGDFDALLLGWLGNIDPDDFYYAQHHSEGTSNSQKYSNPEVDALLDRGRTELDVETRKQTYADAASIIADDVSYLYLYNPSSTQAFVTQLQGYVVRPDKAIRFRDARLERS; encoded by the coding sequence ATGACCGATTCGGCCGCGGGGTCGATGTCGTCGTCGCTGAGCAGGCGCGGATTCTTTCGGGTCGCCGGTGTCGCGGGCACGACGATCCTCGGCGCGTCACTCCTGGCCGCATGCGGTGGTGGATCATCGGACACCGCCAACACGATCAAGGCAGCCATCGCGGGTGAGCCCGATCAGCTCGATCCACAGAAATCGAGTTCTTACTTCACGTTCGAAGTTCTCGAGAACGTCTTCGACACCCTCGTCGAGCCCGACGAGAAGCTGCAGATGCGGCCTGCCCTGGCCGAGAGCTGGGTGGTCGACGCCGACGGGTTGAACTGGGACTTCACCCTGCGCGACGGGGTCACGTTCCACAACGGCGACCCACTCACCGCAGCCGACGTCGAGTACTCCTTCCGACGGATCATCGACGAAGAACTCTCCAACGCATACAAACTCGATGCCATCACCTCGATCACCGCACTCGACGAACGCCGTGTCAGATTCACCGTCAAGGCACCGACACCCAACCTCCTCACCAGCATCGGCGGGTTCAAGGGACTGGCCATCGTCAACCGGCGCAACGCCGAATCCGGCGAGATCGCCACCACACCCGTGGGGACAGGCCCTTTCAGGTTCGTCTCCCGCTCCCCGGGCGCCTCGATCGTCCTCGCGTCCAACCCGGACTACTGGGGTGGCGCACCCGCCGTCGACGGAGTCCACTTCAGCTTCATCTCGCAGGGCACCACCGCGGTGTCGGCACTGCGATCCGGTGAGATCGACTGGACCGACGCCATTCCCGCTCAGCAGCTGAGCATCCTGCGCCGCGACGACACACTCGATGTGGGCACCGTGGTCGCCAACGACTACTGGTACGTCACGATGAACTTCGACGCCGAACCGTTCGGGGACACCCGGGTCCGGCAAGCCGTGGCCTACGCGCTCGATCGCGAGTCCATCGCTCAGGTCGTGGGATACGGGACCGCGACACCGAATCAGCTCGCCATTCCGTCGACCAGTCCCTGGTTCGCCCCATATGACCGCTACACCGCGGGCCTCGATCGCGACGCCGCGGTCGCGAAGTCGAAAGAGCTTCTGCGCCAGGCTGGGATCCGCGGCCTCGACATGCGGCTGATGGTCACCACCGAGTATCCCGAGACGGTGACCGCGGCACAGGTGATCGCCTCGAACCTGGAGGACGTGGGCATCACGGTCAAGATCGAACAGCTCGACTTCGGCGCATGGCTCGACCGTCAGGCGGCAGGCGACTTCGACGCTCTGCTACTCGGTTGGCTGGGCAACATCGACCCGGACGATTTCTACTACGCCCAACACCATTCCGAGGGCACCTCGAACTCACAGAAGTACTCGAACCCCGAGGTCGACGCGCTGTTGGACCGTGGCCGTACCGAACTCGACGTCGAGACGCGCAAACAGACATATGCCGACGCCGCGAGCATCATCGCCGACGACGTCAGCTATCTCTACCTCTACAACCCGTCGTCGACACAGGCCTTCGTGACACAGCTGCAGGGATACGTCGTCCGCCCCGACAAGGCCATCCGGTTCCGCGATGCCCGGTTGGAGAGGAGCTGA
- a CDS encoding TIGR03619 family F420-dependent LLM class oxidoreductase, with the protein MRFTFAEAMTDPSYYAPLAQAAESAGYAGFTIPDSLAYPEESDAKYPYTPDGNREFLDGKAFIETFIQAAALGAVTSTIRFTPFVVKLPVRPPALVAKQAASVAYLTNNRFAMGVGTSPWPEDYDFMGVDFKRRGKRMDECMDIIRGLTTGEYFEFHGEFYDIPKIKMTPAPTEPIPLLVGGHADAALRRAVIRGDGWMHGGGPPEELDTLLDRIAEIRKAEGKTNDPFEIHVISMDAYTVDGCKRLEDKGITDVIVGFRLPYVMGEDTEPLQTKIDHLNWYADNVIAKMNG; encoded by the coding sequence ATGCGGTTCACGTTCGCCGAGGCCATGACCGATCCGTCGTATTACGCGCCGCTCGCGCAGGCTGCGGAGTCGGCCGGGTACGCCGGTTTCACCATCCCCGACTCGCTCGCCTACCCCGAGGAGTCGGACGCGAAGTATCCGTACACCCCCGACGGCAACCGCGAGTTCCTCGACGGCAAGGCGTTCATCGAGACGTTCATCCAGGCTGCTGCTCTCGGTGCGGTCACCTCGACCATCCGTTTCACGCCCTTCGTGGTGAAACTGCCGGTGCGGCCGCCGGCGCTTGTCGCCAAGCAGGCCGCCTCGGTGGCCTATCTGACGAACAACAGGTTCGCGATGGGTGTGGGCACCAGCCCGTGGCCCGAGGACTACGACTTCATGGGCGTGGACTTCAAGCGTCGCGGCAAGCGCATGGACGAGTGCATGGACATCATCCGGGGCTTGACCACCGGCGAGTACTTCGAGTTCCACGGCGAGTTCTACGACATCCCGAAGATCAAGATGACACCCGCACCCACCGAGCCCATCCCGCTGCTCGTCGGCGGGCATGCCGACGCCGCACTGCGTCGTGCGGTCATCCGGGGTGACGGCTGGATGCACGGCGGTGGGCCGCCCGAGGAACTCGACACGCTGCTCGACCGGATCGCCGAGATCCGCAAGGCGGAGGGTAAGACCAACGACCCGTTCGAGATCCACGTCATCTCGATGGACGCCTATACGGTCGATGGTTGTAAGCGACTGGAAGACAAGGGGATCACCGACGTGATCGTCGGCTTCCGGCTCCCCTACGTGATGGGCGAGGACACCGAGCCGCTGCAGACCAAGATCGATCACCTGAACTGGTACGCCGACAACGTGATCGCCAAAATGAACGGCTGA
- a CDS encoding winged helix-turn-helix transcriptional regulator: protein MRRASFAGMNCSIAQTLEVVGEWWTLLIVRDAMFGVTRFDEFSSRLGIARNVLTQRLDTLVEHGVLTKEPYQDNPVRYDYRLTEKGRDLWTVLAALRQWGDKWTAADGAPVVSTHSCGQTMTVEPTCSACGEHIAVGDLRVHAGPGATAANPLAGRR, encoded by the coding sequence ATGCGCCGCGCCTCGTTCGCCGGGATGAACTGCTCGATCGCCCAGACATTGGAGGTCGTCGGTGAATGGTGGACGCTGCTCATCGTTCGGGACGCGATGTTCGGCGTGACGCGCTTCGACGAGTTCTCGTCTCGCCTCGGCATCGCCCGGAACGTCCTGACACAGCGACTGGACACCCTCGTGGAGCACGGCGTCCTGACCAAGGAGCCGTATCAAGACAACCCGGTGCGCTACGACTACCGCCTCACCGAGAAGGGGCGCGACCTCTGGACCGTGCTGGCCGCGCTGCGTCAGTGGGGCGACAAGTGGACCGCGGCAGACGGTGCGCCGGTGGTGTCGACCCATTCGTGCGGGCAGACGATGACCGTGGAACCGACGTGCTCGGCGTGCGGCGAGCACATCGCCGTCGGCGACCTCCGCGTGCACGCCGGCCCCGGCGCGACTGCAGCCAATCCGCTCGCCGGGCGGCGCTAG
- a CDS encoding acyl-CoA thioesterase — protein sequence MKQLSRHSPVDDGLSDSFGATPTGDGRWSATIDPSWWGWSGPHGGAIAALAVRVGADAAPDVSVRALDLRFVGKPDGGELLLTPSVREVGRYTRIVDVTVTQAGVEVATASVTAGRVGDAEITDVVDRISGVPGPEGLAAFMIPPDIVPMGAHLDLRPVDGPLPLTGASESWMRAWITTRTPMAVDAAYLALLADCLPPAVFLTLTAPLALPTVAFSMHVTAPLDDPTPAPVLVHTRNTSTSGGWSVDDTSLRDRNGRLLASARQSRRVLGWPTR from the coding sequence GTGAAGCAACTCAGCAGGCACAGCCCTGTCGACGACGGATTGTCGGACAGTTTCGGAGCGACCCCGACCGGCGATGGCCGTTGGTCGGCGACCATCGACCCCTCCTGGTGGGGGTGGTCGGGTCCGCACGGCGGTGCGATCGCGGCGTTGGCCGTCCGGGTCGGTGCCGATGCGGCGCCCGACGTATCGGTGCGCGCTCTCGATCTGCGGTTTGTCGGCAAGCCGGACGGCGGGGAGTTGCTCCTGACGCCGTCGGTTCGGGAGGTCGGTCGGTACACCCGGATCGTCGATGTGACGGTCACGCAGGCCGGTGTCGAGGTCGCGACGGCGTCGGTCACCGCGGGACGCGTCGGCGATGCGGAGATCACGGATGTCGTCGATCGGATCTCGGGCGTGCCTGGTCCGGAAGGACTGGCCGCGTTCATGATTCCACCCGACATCGTGCCCATGGGTGCGCATTTGGACCTGCGGCCGGTCGACGGTCCGCTGCCGCTCACCGGCGCGAGCGAGTCGTGGATGCGCGCCTGGATCACCACTCGCACCCCGATGGCCGTCGATGCCGCCTACCTCGCTCTGCTCGCAGACTGTCTGCCGCCCGCGGTGTTCCTGACTCTGACTGCGCCCCTGGCGCTTCCGACGGTCGCCTTCTCCATGCACGTGACCGCCCCGTTGGACGATCCGACCCCCGCGCCGGTTCTCGTCCACACTCGTAACACGTCGACGTCCGGCGGGTGGTCGGTGGACGACACCTCGCTGCGCGACCGCAACGGCCGACTCCTGGCCTCCGCACGCCAGAGTCGTCGCGTTCTCGGATGGCCGACCCGATGA